From Alteromonas sp. RKMC-009, one genomic window encodes:
- the rplX gene encoding 50S ribosomal protein L24: MARKIRRDDEVVVLAGKDKGKQGKVLKVLVSEDRVVVEGVNLVKKHQKPNPHMGVAGGIVEKEASLHVSNVAVVNPATGKADRIGFRTEDGKKVRFFKSNGELV; encoded by the coding sequence ATGGCTAGAAAAATTCGTCGTGATGATGAAGTAGTCGTATTGGCGGGTAAAGATAAAGGCAAACAAGGCAAAGTCCTGAAAGTGCTGGTATCTGAAGACCGTGTAGTTGTAGAAGGTGTAAACCTTGTCAAGAAGCACCAGAAGCCAAACCCTCACATGGGCGTAGCTGGCGGTATTGTTGAGAAAGAAGCATCTCTGCACGTTTCTAATGTTGCGGTAGTTAACCCTGCTACGGGTAAAGCTGACCGTATTGGTTTCCGTACTGAAGACGGTAAGAAAGTTCGTTTCTTTAAGTCTAACGGTGAACTTGTTTAA
- a CDS encoding TonB-dependent receptor, producing the protein MKKSILSLSILSALCLSGNVVAQEQAKVEAQEESVERITIRGAFFGQQVADAVKTPTLLLNVPQSASIIGEAQIEEQGLFSVADAMQYTPGVSIGLGEDHRDQITIRGQNTTADFFVDGLRDDVQYFRPLYNVERIEIMRGSNALLFGRGGGGGVVNRVTKTADVSSDFTVLSGNIDTFSAGGITFDTNVVIDKDQAFRLNAAADSVDNHRDFKDGSRYAFNPTWYLALSDVTSLNASYEYVNDDRLVDRGIPSLNGKPLNGVYDTFFGDKDFNNTTLEAHIARVKLDHKLSAEWSVNTTVQFADYDKAYQNLYPTAFDDESQLVTLDGYRDTTQRENFLWQLNAIGQFDTGAVSHTVLAGAEYADQSTENARLDNQFLENGSDKLSFMFSDPLVVPAHTLTAPVRDRASDVSVVSAFVQDEIGLSENWVLVAGLRYDSFDIDVTDQIEINDGAEDGNNGLLSSDDSEISPRFGVIFKPAEDISLYASYSVSFLPRSGDQFLTLSLSSAALDAEEFRNTEVGFKWNLTDSLNLSAAAFKVERENGATVDPDNPEVSQLTGTETQGFELQLSGYITDSWSVTGGYSYLDGNQTSVSGAGSGEGQRLAQLPEHMFSVWNKFLIDEKWQWGLGIVHQSEQYASLSNNVTLPSFTRFDAAVFYTHSDALSLQLNVNNVLDTQYFPSAHNDNNISTGAPLHARVAATYRF; encoded by the coding sequence GTGAAAAAGTCTATTTTGTCACTCAGTATTCTCTCCGCCCTTTGTTTGTCAGGCAACGTCGTTGCTCAGGAACAGGCTAAGGTTGAGGCGCAGGAAGAAAGTGTAGAACGTATCACTATCCGCGGTGCCTTCTTCGGCCAGCAGGTCGCAGACGCGGTGAAAACACCCACGTTATTGCTGAATGTGCCGCAGTCAGCGTCTATTATCGGTGAAGCACAAATTGAAGAGCAGGGTCTGTTCAGCGTTGCTGATGCTATGCAATATACCCCGGGTGTCAGTATCGGGTTGGGTGAAGATCACCGGGACCAGATCACTATTCGCGGTCAGAACACCACTGCTGACTTCTTTGTTGATGGTTTACGGGATGATGTGCAGTATTTCCGTCCGCTCTATAACGTAGAGCGTATTGAAATCATGCGTGGCTCCAATGCTCTGTTATTTGGCCGCGGTGGCGGTGGTGGTGTGGTTAACCGTGTAACCAAAACCGCTGATGTATCATCAGACTTCACAGTACTGAGTGGTAACATCGATACGTTCAGTGCCGGCGGCATTACCTTTGATACCAATGTCGTTATCGATAAAGACCAGGCATTCCGTCTGAATGCAGCCGCAGACAGTGTTGATAATCACCGCGATTTTAAAGATGGCAGCCGTTATGCTTTTAATCCGACCTGGTATCTTGCGCTGAGCGACGTCACTTCTTTGAATGCATCTTATGAGTATGTGAACGATGACAGGCTGGTGGACAGAGGGATCCCGTCGTTGAACGGAAAGCCGTTAAATGGCGTTTACGATACATTCTTTGGTGATAAGGATTTCAACAACACCACGCTGGAAGCCCACATCGCCCGTGTAAAGCTGGATCATAAATTATCAGCGGAGTGGTCAGTGAATACTACTGTGCAGTTTGCTGACTACGACAAGGCTTATCAGAACTTGTATCCCACTGCCTTCGATGATGAATCCCAGTTGGTCACTCTCGACGGCTACCGCGATACCACACAGCGGGAAAACTTCCTGTGGCAGCTTAACGCTATTGGTCAGTTCGATACCGGGGCAGTTTCTCACACTGTACTGGCCGGTGCTGAATATGCGGATCAGAGCACAGAGAATGCGCGCCTGGACAATCAGTTCCTTGAAAATGGCAGTGACAAACTGTCATTCATGTTCAGCGATCCCCTTGTGGTTCCGGCACACACATTAACCGCTCCGGTACGAGACCGTGCGTCTGATGTCAGTGTGGTTTCTGCTTTTGTGCAGGATGAAATCGGCCTGAGTGAAAACTGGGTACTGGTTGCCGGTTTGCGATACGACAGCTTTGATATTGATGTTACCGATCAGATTGAAATTAACGATGGCGCAGAAGATGGCAACAACGGTTTGCTGTCCAGTGATGACAGTGAAATCTCTCCCCGCTTTGGTGTGATTTTTAAACCGGCGGAAGATATTTCACTGTACGCCAGTTACAGTGTGTCGTTCCTGCCACGCTCCGGCGATCAGTTCCTTACTTTGTCATTGAGTTCTGCGGCTCTGGATGCTGAAGAGTTCAGGAATACGGAAGTGGGCTTTAAATGGAACCTGACTGATTCACTGAACCTTTCTGCGGCCGCATTCAAAGTGGAAAGAGAAAACGGTGCCACAGTGGATCCGGACAATCCTGAGGTGTCACAACTGACCGGCACAGAAACACAGGGCTTCGAGTTGCAGTTGTCGGGATATATCACAGATTCATGGTCTGTGACCGGCGGTTACAGCTACCTCGATGGCAACCAGACCAGTGTTTCCGGCGCCGGTTCCGGTGAAGGTCAGCGACTGGCACAACTGCCGGAGCATATGTTCAGTGTGTGGAACAAATTCCTGATTGACGAGAAGTGGCAATGGGGACTGGGTATTGTTCATCAGTCAGAGCAGTATGCGTCTTTGAGTAACAATGTGACTTTACCTTCCTTTACACGCTTTGATGCTGCTGTGTTCTATACTCACAGCGATGCATTGTCATTGCAGCTCAACGTGAATAACGTGCTTGATACGCAGTATTTCCCCTCAGCACACAATGACAACAACATCAGTACAGGCGCGCCGCTGCACGCAAGAGTTGCAGCGACTTACCGCTTCTGA
- a CDS encoding GAF domain-containing hybrid sensor histidine kinase/response regulator — protein sequence MKLIKALHAISADGKSSTEDKLKRLLQLGLDAFDMELGIVSHIKDGVYTVVSAISPEDALQKGDSFELKNTYCRDTLAADGIVAYHDAEKSPGVSHPAYQAFALKSYIGIPYFVNGERYGTVNFSRVDAKERQFDNDELDYIVLLAEWVGTEIAREHQLQAIVEQQKALQHQHLLHLQMSELARVGTWEMNRNTGEISLSDSLVKLFEIPEGDHITFDTMQRVVKHDKDVEVLRGLMEKSVEDEAPWSHEFEAVSLGGRQYWVQTQGAVDTSDPDNIRFFGATQDVTHRILVARELENRRHVAEQALESRSLFLANMSHEIRTPINGIVGMLEALKKTSLTEQQNKFCKLAGESASSLLQIVNDVLDFSKIDAGGLELESIPVNLSRIAEEQYRLFSMPAQKKQLSLTLDTRGTDDLVFLTDPTRIRQIFTNLISNAIKFTDRGEINIKLKAIKQARQQYLVQIMIRDEGIGIAPEHQAAIFSPFRQGDSNTTRRFGGTGLGLSIVSQIAAHMHGGIRVNSKPGEGATFIVALKLNEASDHENETEDAGDILRPADLAGKRVLVVEDNEINQIVVKEQLKEFSVVCDIAGHGAEAIEMVIRSIAGNHPYDLILMDCQMPVMDGYEASKKIRQLGGQAEIVPIIALTANVLVGEREKCLLAGMNDYLTKPVDKEQFTRCLHRYLLA from the coding sequence ATGAAACTGATAAAAGCGCTACATGCTATTTCTGCAGACGGTAAAAGCTCGACTGAAGACAAATTGAAACGGCTGTTACAGCTTGGTCTTGATGCCTTCGACATGGAGCTTGGCATCGTCAGTCATATCAAAGACGGCGTCTATACGGTCGTTTCTGCCATTTCTCCCGAAGATGCGCTCCAGAAGGGCGACAGTTTTGAACTGAAAAATACCTACTGCCGTGACACCCTGGCAGCTGACGGTATTGTCGCTTATCACGATGCTGAAAAATCCCCCGGCGTGTCTCATCCTGCTTATCAGGCTTTTGCGCTTAAAAGCTATATCGGTATTCCTTATTTCGTCAACGGCGAACGCTACGGCACAGTGAATTTCTCCCGGGTTGATGCCAAAGAACGTCAGTTCGACAATGACGAGCTTGATTACATTGTGCTTCTGGCCGAATGGGTAGGCACTGAGATTGCCCGTGAGCATCAGCTTCAGGCCATCGTCGAACAGCAAAAAGCATTACAGCATCAGCATTTGCTGCATTTACAGATGTCAGAGCTGGCACGGGTGGGAACCTGGGAAATGAACCGCAATACCGGTGAAATCTCATTGTCTGATTCTCTGGTAAAACTGTTCGAAATCCCCGAAGGGGATCACATCACCTTCGACACCATGCAACGGGTGGTAAAACACGACAAAGACGTGGAAGTCTTGCGGGGACTCATGGAAAAGTCCGTTGAAGATGAAGCCCCCTGGTCTCATGAGTTCGAAGCTGTTTCACTGGGCGGCCGGCAATACTGGGTACAGACTCAGGGGGCTGTTGACACCAGTGATCCTGACAATATCCGGTTTTTCGGTGCTACGCAGGATGTGACCCACAGAATACTAGTTGCCAGGGAACTGGAGAACCGCCGTCATGTGGCGGAGCAGGCACTGGAGTCGCGGAGCCTTTTTCTGGCGAACATGAGCCATGAAATCAGAACGCCCATCAATGGTATCGTCGGTATGCTGGAGGCCCTGAAAAAAACGTCGTTGACGGAGCAGCAAAACAAATTTTGTAAACTTGCAGGGGAGAGTGCGTCCAGTTTGCTGCAAATCGTTAATGATGTGCTGGATTTCTCAAAAATAGATGCCGGAGGTCTGGAGCTTGAAAGCATTCCGGTGAACTTAAGCCGCATTGCTGAAGAACAATACCGGCTGTTCTCTATGCCGGCTCAGAAAAAGCAACTTTCATTGACCCTCGATACCCGTGGTACTGACGATCTGGTCTTTCTAACAGATCCAACACGCATAAGGCAAATTTTTACAAACCTCATCAGTAATGCGATTAAATTTACTGACCGTGGTGAAATAAATATCAAACTGAAAGCGATTAAGCAGGCCCGCCAGCAGTATCTGGTTCAGATTATGATCCGTGATGAAGGAATTGGTATCGCACCGGAACATCAGGCGGCCATATTTTCACCGTTCAGACAGGGCGACAGCAATACGACAAGACGCTTTGGTGGCACAGGACTGGGCTTGTCGATTGTGTCTCAGATAGCCGCGCACATGCATGGCGGTATTCGTGTTAACAGTAAACCCGGAGAAGGGGCAACGTTTATCGTTGCGCTGAAGCTGAATGAAGCGTCAGACCATGAAAATGAAACAGAAGACGCAGGTGACATACTGAGACCGGCGGACCTGGCAGGAAAGCGGGTACTGGTAGTTGAAGATAACGAGATCAATCAGATAGTCGTAAAAGAGCAGCTCAAAGAATTCAGTGTCGTGTGTGATATTGCCGGCCATGGCGCTGAAGCCATTGAGATGGTGATCAGAAGCATCGCCGGTAACCATCCTTATGATTTGATATTAATGGATTGCCAGATGCCAGTCATGGACGGTTACGAAGCATCGAAAAAGATTCGTCAGCTTGGCGGACAGGCAGAGATTGTCCCTATCATTGCTCTGACTGCAAATGTGCTGGTGGGTGAACGGGAAAAATGCTTACTTGCCGGTATGAATGACTATTTAACTAAACCCGTCGATAAAGAACAGTTTACCCGCTGTTTGCATCGATATTTACTCGCCTAG
- the rplR gene encoding 50S ribosomal protein L18 has translation MDKKTSRLRRATRARAKIRELAAHRLVINRTPRHIYAQLIAPSGSEVLAAASTVEKGLAADLKATGNAEAAAAVGKAIAERAIEKGIKVVAFDRSGFKYHGRVKALADAAREAGLQF, from the coding sequence ATGGATAAGAAAACATCACGTTTACGTCGCGCAACTCGCGCACGCGCTAAAATCCGTGAATTGGCCGCGCATCGCCTGGTAATTAACCGTACACCTCGCCACATCTATGCCCAGTTAATCGCGCCTAGCGGTTCTGAGGTACTGGCGGCGGCTTCTACCGTTGAAAAAGGTCTGGCAGCAGATCTGAAAGCAACTGGTAATGCAGAAGCAGCTGCGGCAGTGGGTAAAGCTATCGCCGAGCGTGCAATCGAAAAAGGCATCAAAGTTGTTGCTTTCGATCGCAGCGGTTTTAAATACCACGGTCGCGTAAAAGCATTAGCTGATGCAGCTCGCGAAGCTGGTCTTCAGTTCTAG
- the rpsH gene encoding 30S ribosomal protein S8, whose amino-acid sequence MSMQDPIADMFTRIRNGQMAQKVSVVMPSSKLRVAICEVLKAEGYITDFAASGDVKPTLEVTLKYFEGKQVIDTIERVSRPGLRIYKKKDELPKVMGGLGVAIVSTSKGVMTDRAARKAGMGGEIIGYVA is encoded by the coding sequence ATGAGCATGCAAGATCCTATCGCGGATATGTTTACCCGCATCCGTAACGGCCAGATGGCACAGAAAGTTTCTGTTGTTATGCCTTCTTCAAAACTTCGCGTAGCAATCTGTGAAGTACTGAAAGCTGAAGGTTATATCACTGACTTCGCTGCTTCTGGTGACGTTAAGCCTACTCTTGAAGTTACTCTTAAGTACTTCGAAGGTAAGCAAGTAATCGACACAATTGAACGTGTAAGCCGTCCTGGTCTGCGCATCTATAAGAAAAAAGATGAGCTGCCAAAAGTAATGGGTGGTTTAGGCGTTGCTATCGTGTCAACTTCTAAAGGTGTGATGACTGACCGTGCTGCGCGTAAAGCAGGCATGGGCGGTGAGATCATCGGTTATGTAGCGTAA
- the rpsE gene encoding 30S ribosomal protein S5, giving the protein MAKQEVQNGEFLEKLIAVNRVSKVVKGGRIFSFTALTVVGDGNGRVGFGYGKAREVPAAIQKAMEKARRNMVNVDLNGHTLQHPIKGRHSGSKVYMQPASEGTGIIAGGAMRAVLEVAGVQNVLSKCYGSTNPINVVRATVNALTEMNSPAGIAAKRGLSVEEILG; this is encoded by the coding sequence ATGGCTAAACAAGAAGTTCAAAACGGTGAATTTTTAGAGAAATTGATCGCTGTAAACCGCGTTTCTAAAGTGGTTAAAGGTGGTCGTATCTTTAGTTTCACTGCACTGACTGTAGTTGGTGACGGCAATGGCCGTGTTGGTTTTGGTTACGGTAAAGCACGTGAAGTGCCTGCTGCTATCCAAAAAGCGATGGAAAAAGCGCGTCGCAACATGGTTAACGTAGACCTGAACGGTCACACGTTGCAGCACCCAATTAAAGGTCGTCACTCTGGCTCTAAAGTTTACATGCAGCCTGCATCTGAAGGTACCGGTATCATTGCCGGTGGTGCGATGCGTGCAGTACTTGAAGTAGCTGGTGTACAGAACGTACTTTCAAAATGCTACGGCTCTACAAACCCAATCAACGTTGTTCGTGCAACAGTAAACGCGCTGACTGAGATGAACTCTCCAGCGGGTATTGCAGCGAAGCGTGGATTGTCTGTAGAAGAAATTTTGGGGTAA
- the rplN gene encoding 50S ribosomal protein L14: protein MIQMQTNLDVADNSGARRVQCIKVLGGSHRRYAGIGDIIKVTVKEAIPRGKVKKGDVLNAVVVRTRKGVRRADGSTIRFDANAAVLLNNNKQPIGTRIFGPVTRELRSDNFMKIISLAPEVL, encoded by the coding sequence ATGATCCAAATGCAAACTAACCTGGATGTAGCCGACAACAGCGGCGCTCGCAGGGTTCAGTGTATTAAGGTTCTTGGTGGCTCGCATCGCCGTTATGCAGGTATCGGTGACATCATCAAAGTTACTGTTAAGGAAGCAATTCCTCGCGGTAAAGTAAAAAAAGGTGACGTACTGAACGCAGTGGTGGTGCGTACTAGAAAAGGCGTTCGTCGTGCAGATGGTTCTACCATCCGTTTTGACGCAAACGCGGCTGTATTGTTAAACAACAATAAGCAACCTATTGGTACGCGTATCTTTGGACCGGTTACACGTGAGCTGAGAAGTGACAACTTCATGAAAATCATCTCACTGGCCCCAGAGGTACTATAA
- a CDS encoding DUF4397 domain-containing protein has translation MVSRTLKSLIKLFAAVGVAVGLTACGGSDSSSDYSYAYIQFYNASPNGATVTMREVDGDDLGSAQFGDTTSLISADSGDLELEFIRTDSDDQEILLEEMTVNLSTGYKTLIVLSGDFSQPEFIEYKFERESLDDHFRLFVTSMMVDESQYDFYLAEDGDPFEAANYLGTVSYQELSEMTFWDPDDDSDDFDSGEYTIYLTQPGSTDVVFESQTLDFTYDTEYVLAIRDISGAIQAGMSVDTILNSSYVTNITDVDADAQYRIYNSTESTSPLTVTFGGNDGEEDTEFTLSAGELSDFTEIKYGDYRVTVQTEDGSATALTNKLITLNQGESKAIMIYEADGKLAAATFVESGLPQSYDKTVNFINLVSDFDNIDFYLVRSDETIDTADYYTMNLELAESSTLVLPSDYYEIIAVYEDENDEQVLLDRTALYGFTEEENYIVTVEPADTATGYEINVLY, from the coding sequence ATGGTATCCCGCACACTTAAGTCGCTTATTAAGTTGTTTGCTGCCGTTGGCGTTGCTGTTGGCCTGACCGCCTGCGGCGGGTCAGACAGCAGTTCAGACTACTCGTACGCATACATTCAGTTTTACAATGCTTCACCTAACGGGGCAACTGTCACAATGCGTGAAGTTGACGGCGACGATTTAGGTTCTGCACAATTCGGTGACACAACCTCACTGATTTCAGCTGATTCCGGTGACCTGGAATTGGAATTCATCCGCACCGATTCTGACGATCAGGAAATCCTGCTTGAAGAGATGACGGTCAACCTCAGCACCGGTTACAAAACGTTGATCGTTCTGAGCGGTGATTTCAGTCAGCCTGAATTCATCGAATACAAATTTGAGCGTGAGTCTTTAGATGACCACTTCCGTCTGTTCGTTACCAGCATGATGGTGGATGAATCTCAGTACGATTTTTACCTGGCAGAAGACGGCGACCCGTTTGAAGCGGCAAACTATCTGGGTACTGTGTCTTATCAGGAATTGTCTGAAATGACTTTCTGGGATCCGGATGACGACAGTGACGATTTTGACTCGGGTGAATACACGATTTATCTGACACAGCCGGGCTCTACCGACGTGGTTTTCGAATCGCAAACACTGGATTTCACCTACGATACTGAATATGTTCTGGCAATCCGCGATATCAGTGGTGCCATTCAGGCCGGTATGTCTGTAGATACTATTCTGAACTCGTCTTACGTAACAAACATCACAGACGTAGATGCAGACGCACAATACCGTATCTATAACAGCACAGAATCCACATCACCGCTGACGGTTACCTTCGGTGGTAATGACGGTGAAGAAGACACTGAATTCACATTGTCTGCCGGTGAACTGTCTGACTTTACCGAAATCAAATACGGCGACTACCGTGTCACTGTGCAAACTGAAGACGGCAGTGCAACAGCGCTGACTAACAAGCTGATCACCCTTAATCAGGGCGAAAGTAAGGCGATTATGATTTACGAAGCTGACGGCAAACTGGCTGCAGCAACGTTTGTTGAAAGTGGTCTGCCCCAGTCTTACGACAAAACCGTTAACTTCATCAATCTGGTAAGCGATTTCGATAATATCGATTTCTATCTGGTGCGCAGCGACGAAACTATCGACACTGCTGATTACTACACCATGAATCTTGAGCTTGCTGAAAGCAGCACACTGGTTCTGCCTTCTGACTACTACGAAATCATCGCAGTATATGAAGACGAAAACGATGAACAGGTACTGCTTGACCGTACTGCACTGTACGGTTTCACAGAAGAAGAAAACTACATCGTTACTGTAGAGCCTGCAGATACAGCAACAGGGTATGAAATCAACGTATTGTACTGA
- the rlmB gene encoding 23S rRNA (guanosine(2251)-2'-O)-methyltransferase RlmB — MAQQEWLYGLHAMQSVLENEPERVLEVLVLKGRDDDRLKNIINQARRFGISVQFCQRKVLDDKVQGEQHQGVVARAKPARALDEADLDAILSRHAEPFLLVLDGVTDPHNIGACLRTADAAGVHALIVPKDKSGGLTATARKVACGAAESVPLIQVTNLARTLKHLQEKGVWIAGTAGEAEQLIYDVDLKGPTALVMGAEGKGMRRLTREHCDQLVKLPMAGAVSSLNVSVATGVCLYEIVRQRQS, encoded by the coding sequence ATGGCGCAACAAGAATGGTTATATGGTCTGCATGCCATGCAGTCGGTATTGGAAAACGAGCCGGAGCGGGTACTGGAAGTACTGGTACTCAAAGGCCGTGATGACGACCGTCTCAAGAATATTATTAATCAGGCCAGACGGTTTGGGATCAGCGTGCAGTTTTGTCAGCGCAAGGTACTCGATGACAAAGTGCAGGGCGAACAGCATCAGGGGGTAGTTGCACGTGCCAAGCCTGCACGGGCGCTGGATGAAGCCGATCTCGATGCTATCCTGAGCCGTCACGCAGAACCTTTTCTGCTGGTGCTTGATGGTGTTACCGACCCTCATAACATTGGCGCCTGTTTACGTACCGCCGACGCTGCCGGTGTGCATGCCTTAATCGTACCCAAGGATAAATCCGGTGGCCTTACTGCAACAGCCAGAAAAGTTGCCTGTGGTGCCGCAGAGTCTGTTCCGCTTATTCAGGTTACCAACCTTGCCCGTACGCTCAAGCATTTGCAGGAAAAAGGCGTGTGGATTGCCGGTACTGCCGGAGAAGCTGAACAGCTTATTTATGATGTTGACCTGAAAGGGCCTACAGCGCTGGTAATGGGCGCTGAAGGTAAAGGCATGCGCAGGCTCACCCGTGAACATTGCGACCAGTTAGTCAAATTACCCATGGCTGGTGCCGTATCGTCACTCAATGTGTCGGTGGCGACGGGGGTGTGTTTGTACGAAATAGTCAGGCAACGTCAGAGCTGA
- the rplF gene encoding 50S ribosomal protein L6, translating to MSRVAKAPVNVASGVEVKINGQEVTVKGSKGTLVRVFNDAVEVVQEENQLKALPREGFADAWAQAGTARALLNGMVQGVSEGFEKKLQLQGVGYRAQAQGAKLNLTLGFSHPVVYEMPEGITVETPTQTEILVKGADKQVVGQVAANIRGYRPPEPYKGKGVRYADENVRRKEAKKK from the coding sequence ATGTCACGAGTAGCAAAAGCCCCTGTTAACGTAGCATCTGGCGTTGAAGTTAAAATCAACGGTCAGGAAGTTACTGTTAAGGGTAGTAAAGGTACACTGGTACGTGTATTCAACGACGCTGTTGAAGTTGTACAAGAAGAGAACCAGCTGAAAGCACTTCCTCGTGAAGGTTTTGCTGATGCATGGGCTCAGGCTGGTACTGCGCGCGCGCTGTTGAACGGCATGGTCCAGGGTGTATCTGAAGGTTTCGAGAAAAAACTGCAGTTGCAAGGTGTTGGTTACCGTGCACAAGCACAAGGTGCCAAACTGAACCTGACTTTAGGTTTCTCACACCCTGTAGTTTATGAAATGCCTGAAGGCATTACAGTTGAAACTCCTACACAAACTGAAATCCTCGTTAAAGGCGCGGATAAGCAGGTTGTAGGTCAGGTTGCGGCAAACATTCGCGGCTACCGTCCACCAGAGCCTTACAAAGGTAAAGGTGTTCGTTATGCTGATGAAAACGTTCGTCGTAAAGAAGCTAAGAAAAAGTAG
- the rplE gene encoding 50S ribosomal protein L5, with protein sequence MAKLHDFYKETVVADLAKQFSYQSVMQVPRIEKITLNMGLGEAVADKKVLENATADMAAIAGQKPIVTVARKSVAGFKIREGYPIGCKVTLRGERMWEFLERLISIAIPRIRDFRGLSSKSFDGRGNYSMGVREQIIFPEIDFDKVDKVRGMDITITTSAKTDDEARALLTAFNFPFKK encoded by the coding sequence ATGGCGAAACTGCATGATTTCTATAAAGAAACGGTAGTAGCTGACCTTGCTAAGCAGTTCAGTTACCAAAGCGTCATGCAAGTCCCTCGGATTGAAAAAATCACCTTAAACATGGGTTTAGGTGAAGCCGTAGCTGACAAGAAAGTTCTTGAGAATGCGACTGCCGATATGGCTGCTATCGCAGGTCAAAAACCTATTGTTACCGTTGCGCGTAAATCTGTTGCGGGTTTTAAAATCCGTGAAGGTTATCCGATTGGCTGTAAAGTAACCCTGCGTGGCGAGCGTATGTGGGAATTCTTAGAGCGTTTGATTTCAATCGCAATTCCTCGTATCCGCGACTTCCGTGGCCTGAGTTCAAAGTCTTTTGACGGTCGTGGAAACTACAGCATGGGCGTTCGTGAACAAATCATCTTCCCTGAAATCGATTTCGATAAAGTGGATAAAGTACGCGGTATGGATATCACTATCACTACCAGTGCAAAAACTGATGATGAAGCACGTGCTCTGTTGACCGCGTTCAACTTCCCATTCAAAAAATAA
- the rpsN gene encoding 30S ribosomal protein S14 has translation MAKESMKAREVKRAKLVAKYAEKRAALKAIISDVNASEEERWDAVLKLQQLPRDSAKSRQQNRCRVTGRPHGFLRKFGLSRIKLREAAMRGEVPGLKKASW, from the coding sequence ATGGCAAAAGAATCAATGAAGGCCCGTGAAGTAAAGCGTGCGAAGCTTGTCGCTAAGTATGCTGAAAAACGTGCCGCACTTAAAGCGATTATCAGCGATGTTAACGCCTCTGAAGAAGAGCGTTGGGATGCTGTTCTGAAGCTACAACAACTGCCACGTGACAGTGCTAAATCTCGTCAGCAAAACCGCTGCCGCGTTACTGGCCGTCCACACGGTTTCCTACGTAAGTTCGGTCTGAGCCGTATCAAGTTGCGTGAAGCAGCGATGCGCGGTGAAGTCCCTGGCCTGAAAAAAGCCAGCTGGTAA
- the rpmD gene encoding 50S ribosomal protein L30, whose amino-acid sequence MATIKVKQTKSAIGRLPKHKATLKGLGLRKINHVRELEDTPAVRGMINRVYYMVEIVEE is encoded by the coding sequence ATGGCAACGATTAAAGTAAAGCAAACTAAAAGTGCAATTGGCCGTCTGCCAAAGCACAAAGCGACGCTTAAAGGCTTAGGTCTTCGTAAAATCAACCATGTCCGTGAACTGGAAGATACCCCAGCAGTACGTGGCATGATCAACCGTGTATATTACATGGTTGAGATCGTGGAGGAGTAA
- the rplO gene encoding 50S ribosomal protein L15, which translates to MRLNTISPAEGSKPAAKRVGRGIGSGLGKTGGRGHKGQTSRSGGTIRQGFEGGQMPIQRRLPKFGFTSRKSFVTDQVTLTEIAKVEGDTVSLDSLKAAGLVKKDVQFVKVVKSGEVSRAVTVSGLKVTKGALAAIEAAGGKVEE; encoded by the coding sequence ATGCGTTTAAATACAATTTCTCCTGCAGAAGGTTCAAAACCAGCAGCTAAGCGTGTAGGTCGTGGTATTGGTTCAGGTCTGGGTAAAACCGGTGGCCGTGGTCACAAAGGCCAAACCAGCCGTTCAGGCGGTACCATCAGACAAGGCTTTGAAGGTGGTCAGATGCCAATTCAGCGCCGTCTGCCTAAGTTTGGTTTCACCTCTCGTAAGAGCTTTGTTACCGATCAGGTAACTCTGACTGAAATCGCTAAGGTTGAAGGTGATACGGTTTCCCTTGACTCTTTGAAAGCTGCTGGTCTTGTTAAGAAAGACGTGCAGTTCGTTAAAGTAGTTAAGAGCGGCGAAGTATCGCGCGCTGTTACAGTTAGCGGGTTAAAGGTTACTAAAGGCGCTCTTGCAGCGATTGAAGCCGCCGGCGGTAAAGTAGAGGAATAA